One Photobacterium sp. TY1-4 genomic window carries:
- a CDS encoding 2,3-dihydro-2,3-dihydroxybenzoate dehydrogenase has translation MKLSLEGQNILVTGAARGIGLSVVQTLLGAGARVIATDVDLDLLLANTETLRAQHSTQLHCDRLDLKAPDAVPVVIAALQDKYGPITDLASCAGILHLGSLSDMNIAAVQETFMINAFGALAVMQALSGPMKQAGRGAMVVVGSNAANTPRPNMGAYPASKAALHMLVKSMGIELAPHGIRCNLVSPGSTRTEMQQQLWTDTYGEPQVIAGDAAQYRLGIPLQKIAEPEDIANTVLFLLSEAANHITMHDLRVDGGATLDN, from the coding sequence ATGAAGTTGTCACTTGAGGGGCAAAACATATTGGTGACCGGCGCTGCGCGGGGCATTGGGTTGAGTGTGGTGCAAACCCTGCTGGGGGCCGGGGCGCGTGTGATTGCCACCGATGTCGACCTGGACTTATTGCTGGCCAACACCGAGACACTGCGCGCGCAGCATTCAACGCAGCTGCATTGCGATCGACTGGATTTGAAAGCACCGGATGCAGTTCCGGTGGTGATCGCCGCGCTTCAGGATAAGTACGGTCCGATCACGGATTTGGCGAGCTGTGCCGGGATCCTGCATTTGGGGAGTTTGAGTGACATGAATATCGCGGCGGTGCAGGAGACGTTCATGATCAACGCCTTTGGTGCGTTGGCGGTGATGCAGGCTTTGAGTGGGCCGATGAAACAGGCCGGTCGTGGCGCGATGGTGGTGGTGGGCTCGAATGCAGCCAATACCCCGCGGCCGAATATGGGGGCTTATCCGGCGTCAAAAGCCGCGCTGCACATGTTGGTGAAAAGTATGGGCATCGAGCTGGCACCGCACGGCATTCGCTGTAATCTTGTCAGCCCGGGCTCGACCCGAACTGAGATGCAGCAGCAGCTCTGGACTGACACCTACGGTGAGCCGCAGGTGATTGCCGGGGATGCGGCGCAGTATCGATTGGGGATCCCGCTACAGAAAATTGCCGAGCCGGAAGATATCGCCAATACCGTGCTGTTTTTGCTCTCTGAGGCGGCCAATCATATTACCATGCATGATCTGCGGGTTGACGGCGGGGCAACGTTGGATAACTAG
- a CDS encoding GNAT family N-acetyltransferase: MEIKIDNLSGGEVFKLLEEHLADMYATSPPESAHALDVHALKSPDITFFSGWIGNELQGCLAIKQLTPQHIELKSMRTSSSSRKSGVATQLLAHALNVAIDRGYQKVSLETGTHEFFQPARNLYEKFGFTCCAPFADYNLDPHSHFMTRDLVEKFV; this comes from the coding sequence ATGGAAATAAAAATAGATAACTTATCGGGTGGTGAAGTGTTCAAATTACTTGAAGAACATTTAGCTGATATGTACGCAACTTCACCCCCTGAAAGTGCTCACGCTCTTGATGTTCATGCGCTGAAATCACCAGACATTACATTTTTCAGTGGTTGGATTGGTAATGAACTGCAAGGTTGTTTGGCTATCAAACAATTAACTCCTCAGCATATTGAACTCAAGTCAATGAGAACTTCAAGCTCATCTCGTAAATCCGGTGTAGCAACTCAACTGCTTGCTCATGCTCTTAACGTCGCAATAGACAGAGGGTATCAAAAAGTTAGTTTAGAGACAGGTACCCATGAGTTTTTCCAACCAGCAAGAAACCTGTATGAAAAGTTTGGGTTCACTTGCTGTGCCCCATTTGCTGATTACAATTTGGATCCACATAGTCACTTTATGACACGGGATTTGGTGGAAAAATTCGTATAA
- a CDS encoding isochorismate synthase MenF yields the protein MQREVIGYSKMAQELIEQQLTTSPFFFASPSNTLFGVGVAQEFHQPIPFTDLAKQATAMLQAAKKDESDNPVLFGIVPFSDDNPTRFVIPEKLYVSSSTRGSLPRSNMVSQAKLISSPSGQQYRQGVEDLLEMFATTGLSKAVLSRAVEVATHEDIPLQNLLSNLLAINSRGYTFAANTQTGTKLMGASPELLVAKKGSHLVSNPLAGSRPRSESEALNDASRLSLLNTQKDLHEHGLVVEEVERVLSRYCHNLYTPMVPSVIETQTMLHLSTVLEGQVTDPHLNVVQIAADLHPTPAVCGYPREDAYQAIRKIEQFDRGYFTGMVGWCDARGNGEWVVTIRCAEVQKRQMKVYAGAGIVNESVPQSELDETGAKMGTILSAAGIQLNDLLTA from the coding sequence ATGCAACGTGAAGTCATCGGCTATTCCAAAATGGCCCAAGAGCTCATCGAGCAGCAGCTGACCACGTCACCTTTCTTTTTTGCCTCACCATCCAATACCTTGTTCGGCGTCGGCGTGGCTCAGGAATTCCACCAGCCAATCCCGTTTACCGATCTGGCCAAACAGGCCACAGCGATGCTTCAGGCCGCCAAAAAAGATGAGTCCGATAATCCGGTCCTGTTCGGAATCGTTCCGTTCAGTGACGACAACCCGACCCGGTTTGTGATCCCCGAGAAACTGTATGTCTCCAGCAGTACGCGCGGTAGCCTGCCCCGCTCGAATATGGTATCGCAAGCTAAACTGATTTCATCGCCATCCGGCCAGCAATACCGCCAGGGGGTAGAAGATCTGCTGGAAATGTTTGCCACCACCGGCCTGTCGAAAGCGGTGCTTTCTCGTGCCGTGGAAGTGGCAACCCATGAAGATATCCCGCTGCAGAATTTGCTCAGCAACCTGCTGGCGATCAACAGCCGGGGATATACATTTGCCGCCAATACCCAGACCGGCACCAAACTCATGGGCGCCAGTCCGGAACTGCTGGTGGCGAAAAAAGGCAGCCACCTGGTGTCCAACCCGTTGGCCGGCTCGCGTCCACGCTCGGAGTCTGAAGCGCTTAACGACGCATCCCGCCTGTCGTTGCTCAACACCCAGAAAGATCTGCATGAGCACGGCCTGGTGGTCGAGGAAGTCGAACGGGTCCTGAGCCGCTACTGCCATAACCTCTACACGCCGATGGTGCCGTCGGTGATCGAAACCCAGACCATGCTACACCTGTCGACGGTGCTGGAAGGCCAGGTCACCGATCCACACCTGAACGTGGTGCAAATAGCCGCCGACCTGCACCCGACGCCGGCCGTCTGCGGCTATCCGCGTGAAGATGCCTATCAGGCGATCCGCAAGATTGAGCAATTTGATCGCGGTTATTTCACTGGCATGGTCGGCTGGTGCGATGCCCGTGGCAATGGTGAGTGGGTGGTCACTATCCGCTGCGCCGAAGTTCAGAAACGGCAGATGAAAGTCTATGCCGGGGCCGGCATCGTCAACGAGTCCGTGCCGCAAAGTGAGCTCGATGAAACCGGCGCCAAAATGGGCACGATTCTCTCGGCCGCCGGAATCCAACTCAACGACTTGCTGACTGCCTAG
- a CDS encoding transporter substrate-binding domain-containing protein, producing MRKFLKSMIATCALIGVSTSVTAGPILDDIVESGELRVCFDAGYMPFEMKSKNGSYIGFDIDLGRLMARQMGVKYVPVNTAWDGIIPTLLTGKCHMINAGMTINAQRNMRVNFSDPYIVIGQSILLNPKLKGKVSSYRDLNNSKYTIVSKLGTSGELASKRMISQAKMNVFETQADAALEVANGKADALVYDMPFNAIYAAQNAGKVVHLEQPFTYEPLGWAVAQGDIDMLNFLNNFLRQVKGDGTYDRIYDKWFKSDSWLSQVQ from the coding sequence ATGCGAAAGTTTCTGAAAAGCATGATTGCGACGTGTGCATTGATAGGGGTCTCGACCAGCGTCACGGCCGGGCCGATCCTGGATGATATTGTTGAGTCGGGTGAGCTGCGTGTCTGTTTTGATGCCGGGTACATGCCGTTCGAGATGAAGAGCAAAAATGGTTCTTATATCGGGTTTGACATTGATCTCGGCAGGCTGATGGCTCGCCAGATGGGGGTGAAGTACGTACCGGTCAATACGGCCTGGGACGGGATCATTCCGACCTTGCTGACTGGTAAGTGCCATATGATCAATGCCGGGATGACGATCAATGCCCAGCGCAATATGCGGGTGAATTTTTCCGATCCGTATATCGTGATCGGCCAGAGTATTCTGCTCAATCCGAAGCTGAAAGGGAAAGTCAGCAGCTACCGCGATCTCAACAACAGTAAGTACACCATTGTGTCCAAGCTCGGCACCAGCGGGGAGCTGGCAAGCAAGCGCATGATCAGCCAGGCTAAGATGAATGTGTTTGAAACCCAGGCCGATGCGGCGCTGGAAGTGGCCAACGGCAAAGCCGATGCCCTGGTCTATGACATGCCGTTCAATGCGATTTATGCCGCGCAGAATGCCGGCAAAGTGGTGCACCTAGAGCAGCCGTTCACTTACGAGCCGCTGGGCTGGGCCGTTGCCCAGGGCGATATCGATATGCTCAACTTCCTCAATAACTTCCTGCGTCAGGTGAAAGGTGACGGGACGTACGATCGGATCTACGACAAGTGGTTCAAGAGCGATAGCTGGTTGAGCCAGGTGCAATAA
- a CDS encoding (2,3-dihydroxybenzoyl)adenylate synthase: MNHNTDLTVWPDAQAREYRELGYWQDRTLLDHFRQTAAQFPEQPAVICQDRTFTYRDMNLHIGRLAAGFKALGLAPGDNVVLQMTNVAEFYTCFFALLQLGVRPVLALPAHRQAEITYFCAHAEAKAYLIDGASTAFDYQALARDVVASCPSLKHVIVRGELAPTDDPRFIRLANCEQAPETAQTAHPSDIAFFQLSGGTTGTPKLIPRTHNDYAYSVTGSVEICQFSPDTRYLCALPVAHNFPLSSPGALGVFWAGGCVVLTQNPAPQAAFELIEKHRVTVSALVPPLALLWMDHAANTPYDLSSLALVQVGGAKFSETAAKALPDKLNCQLQQVFGMAEGLVNYTRLDDPIEVITQTQGRPISAHDQVRVVDDAGRDVAIGEEGFLLTQGPYTIRGYYRAPAHNERSFSQDGFYRTGDIVKRTAEGNLIVTGRDKDQINRGGEKIAAEEIENQLLRHEGIHDAALIAIPDDYLGERSCAVIVPQPGVELRPIALKRFLRDLGIADYKIPDKIAFSAALPKTSVGKIDKKALRATYA, encoded by the coding sequence ATGAACCACAACACTGATTTGACGGTCTGGCCTGACGCACAAGCCAGGGAGTACCGCGAGCTGGGCTACTGGCAGGATCGAACCCTGCTGGATCACTTCCGCCAAACCGCAGCGCAGTTTCCTGAGCAACCGGCTGTCATTTGTCAGGACCGCACTTTCACTTATCGCGACATGAACCTGCATATTGGCCGTCTCGCCGCCGGATTCAAGGCCCTGGGCCTGGCGCCAGGCGATAATGTGGTGCTGCAAATGACCAATGTCGCCGAGTTCTACACCTGCTTCTTTGCCCTGCTGCAGCTGGGAGTGCGCCCGGTACTGGCGCTGCCGGCTCATCGCCAGGCCGAGATCACCTACTTCTGCGCTCATGCCGAAGCGAAAGCCTATCTCATCGACGGAGCCAGCACCGCGTTCGATTACCAGGCGCTGGCCCGTGACGTCGTCGCGAGCTGCCCGAGCCTCAAGCATGTCATAGTCCGCGGCGAACTGGCCCCGACGGACGATCCGCGCTTTATTCGTCTCGCCAATTGCGAACAAGCGCCCGAGACTGCGCAAACGGCCCATCCTTCGGATATCGCTTTCTTCCAGCTCTCCGGCGGCACTACCGGCACCCCGAAGCTGATCCCCCGCACCCACAATGACTACGCCTACAGCGTTACCGGCAGCGTCGAGATTTGTCAGTTCAGCCCCGACACCCGCTATCTGTGTGCCCTGCCGGTGGCCCATAACTTTCCGCTCAGCTCCCCGGGTGCCCTGGGTGTATTCTGGGCCGGTGGCTGCGTGGTACTGACCCAGAACCCGGCACCGCAAGCCGCCTTCGAACTGATTGAAAAACACCGGGTGACCGTCTCGGCACTGGTGCCACCGCTGGCCTTACTGTGGATGGATCACGCCGCCAACACGCCATACGATCTCTCGAGCCTGGCATTGGTCCAGGTGGGCGGCGCCAAGTTCAGCGAGACCGCTGCCAAAGCGCTGCCGGACAAACTCAACTGTCAGCTCCAGCAGGTGTTCGGCATGGCCGAAGGGCTGGTCAACTACACCCGCCTGGATGACCCGATTGAGGTGATCACCCAAACTCAGGGTCGGCCGATCTCAGCCCACGATCAGGTCCGGGTGGTCGACGACGCCGGTCGGGATGTCGCGATCGGTGAAGAAGGCTTCCTGCTCACGCAAGGGCCTTACACCATTCGCGGCTACTACCGGGCTCCGGCTCATAATGAACGCTCCTTCAGCCAGGACGGCTTCTACCGGACCGGTGATATCGTCAAACGCACCGCCGAGGGCAATTTGATTGTGACCGGTCGGGATAAAGATCAGATCAACCGCGGTGGTGAAAAGATCGCGGCCGAAGAGATCGAAAATCAGCTGCTGCGCCATGAAGGGATCCATGATGCGGCCCTGATCGCGATTCCGGATGACTATCTGGGGGAGCGCAGTTGTGCGGTGATCGTGCCTCAACCGGGCGTTGAACTACGCCCGATTGCGCTCAAGCGGTTTTTGCGCGATTTAGGGATCGCCGATTATAAAATCCCGGATAAGATCGCCTTCAGTGCAGCGTTGCCGAAAACCTCCGTCGGTAAAATTGACAAAAAAGCACTGCGCGCCACGTATGCCTGA
- a CDS encoding isochorismatase family protein codes for MAIPSIERYTLPATESYPANKTDWQIDPAKAVLLIHDMQEYFVNFYRADQSPMKELKQNIQTLKAAAKQAGIPVVYTAQPANQAPEDRALLTDFWGTGLKEETAIIAELAPESDDLQYVKWRYSAFKKTPLLDYMQAQGKDQLIICGIYGHIGILSTALDAFMLDIKPFVIGDAIADFSLADHEFALSYLAGRAGNIQPLSVALAAMAQAVKPALTLEAMQQDVAEALALELDEVDVDENLMFLGLDSIRAMMLLEQWNQQGAKVTFAQLMEKVTLREWWALMASPQAETHAEPAMA; via the coding sequence ATGGCGATTCCAAGCATCGAGCGTTATACACTCCCTGCAACTGAAAGCTACCCGGCCAACAAAACGGACTGGCAAATTGACCCGGCTAAAGCGGTGCTGTTGATCCACGATATGCAGGAATATTTTGTCAATTTTTATCGGGCGGATCAGTCGCCGATGAAGGAGCTCAAGCAAAATATCCAGACCCTGAAGGCAGCCGCTAAGCAAGCCGGGATCCCGGTGGTGTATACCGCTCAGCCGGCGAATCAGGCGCCGGAAGATCGCGCCTTGCTGACCGACTTCTGGGGAACGGGACTGAAGGAAGAGACCGCTATTATTGCTGAGCTCGCTCCGGAAAGTGACGATCTGCAGTATGTGAAATGGCGCTACAGCGCGTTTAAAAAGACCCCGTTGCTGGACTACATGCAGGCGCAAGGCAAAGATCAGCTGATCATCTGCGGGATTTACGGTCACATCGGGATTCTGTCGACGGCGCTGGATGCGTTTATGCTGGACATCAAGCCATTTGTGATTGGCGATGCCATTGCTGATTTCTCGCTGGCTGATCACGAGTTTGCCCTGAGCTACCTGGCCGGTCGCGCCGGTAACATCCAGCCGTTGTCTGTGGCGTTAGCGGCGATGGCGCAGGCGGTCAAGCCGGCGCTGACCTTAGAAGCCATGCAACAGGATGTTGCCGAGGCGCTGGCGTTGGAATTGGATGAAGTGGATGTTGACGAGAACCTGATGTTCCTGGGCTTGGATTCCATTCGCGCCATGATGCTGCTGGAGCAGTGGAACCAGCAGGGCGCGAAGGTCACCTTTGCGCAGCTGATGGAAAAAGTCACCCTGCGCGAATGGTGGGCACTGATGGCGTCCCCGCAGGCAGAGACACACGCAGAGCCTGCAATGGCTTGA
- a CDS encoding condensation domain-containing protein → MSEHALNWMPLTLPQLDFWEEFACHPDEPLSTVAHTIDIRGAVDEQALSQAIEQAVRETDVLSLRFRLREDGHTPEQARDPQRQPQLRLIDLQDHANPEQAATALMQADVDAPLNLLSQPLSAQWLIKLDPSRYLWYIRAHHIVMDGFGMTLLEQRCATLYAHFLGQGEAGAPFNAFASFLDEEQSYRSSRRFEQDKAFWQDYLASSRDLTVLNKEDDFGEETLHFSCELSPALSEQLKAMAGELKMGWPDLLVNLSGLYLYRFLDQPGDSPRTSMPLWVPFMSRWGSVGAYMPALLVNILPFGVTVNPDDTLAQYLTTSGKSLRQLYSRGRYRIEQIAADQGLTANSRYFFSPFINVLPFDPPVFTGCEVKHQVITSGPADGFNITFRGRTNADALTLSLDADPLAHPREAFEQHQRRLLLFLEAVLSPGTLQLPLHALYQRVEH, encoded by the coding sequence ATGTCAGAACATGCCCTGAACTGGATGCCACTCACGCTGCCCCAACTGGATTTTTGGGAAGAATTTGCCTGCCACCCGGATGAGCCCCTGTCCACCGTCGCCCATACCATCGACATTCGCGGAGCAGTCGATGAGCAGGCGCTCAGCCAAGCCATTGAACAGGCGGTCCGGGAAACCGATGTCCTGTCGCTGCGTTTTCGCCTCCGTGAAGACGGCCACACCCCGGAGCAAGCCCGGGATCCGCAACGGCAACCTCAGCTCCGGCTGATTGATCTGCAAGACCATGCCAATCCGGAGCAGGCTGCCACAGCCCTGATGCAGGCGGATGTCGACGCCCCGCTCAACCTGCTCAGCCAACCGCTGTCCGCCCAGTGGCTGATCAAACTCGATCCATCCCGCTATCTCTGGTATATCCGGGCCCACCACATTGTGATGGACGGCTTTGGAATGACCTTACTGGAGCAGCGCTGTGCCACCCTGTATGCCCACTTCCTGGGTCAAGGGGAAGCCGGTGCACCATTCAACGCCTTCGCCAGCTTCCTCGACGAAGAGCAGAGCTATCGCAGCAGCCGCCGTTTTGAGCAGGATAAAGCCTTCTGGCAGGACTACCTGGCGAGCAGCCGTGATCTGACGGTGCTGAACAAAGAAGACGACTTCGGCGAGGAAACACTGCATTTCAGTTGCGAGCTTTCCCCGGCCCTGAGCGAGCAGCTCAAAGCGATGGCGGGCGAGCTGAAGATGGGCTGGCCGGATCTGCTGGTCAACCTCTCCGGCCTCTACCTGTACCGCTTTTTGGACCAACCCGGCGATAGCCCACGCACCTCAATGCCGCTGTGGGTCCCGTTCATGAGCCGCTGGGGGAGCGTCGGGGCTTATATGCCCGCTTTGCTGGTCAACATCCTGCCGTTCGGTGTCACCGTCAACCCGGATGACACCCTGGCCCAATATCTGACCACCAGCGGCAAGTCGCTGCGACAGCTCTACAGCCGCGGTCGTTACCGGATCGAGCAGATAGCCGCCGATCAGGGGCTGACTGCCAACAGCCGTTACTTTTTCTCACCCTTCATCAATGTGCTGCCGTTCGATCCACCCGTATTTACCGGGTGTGAAGTCAAACATCAGGTGATCACCAGTGGCCCGGCCGATGGCTTCAATATCACCTTCCGTGGCCGGACCAATGCCGATGCCCTGACCCTGAGCCTGGATGCCGATCCCCTGGCGCATCCACGGGAAGCATTTGAACAGCACCAGCGCCGTCTGCTGCTGTTTCTGGAAGCCGTGCTCTCGCCCGGAACCCTGCAACTGCCGCTTCATGCGCTCTATCAACGCGTTGAACACTAG
- a CDS encoding oxidoreductase → MWTPIKFSLIALSFITITRPGSAAPLPPPQETVILTVSGQIEQTNALHQAQFDRQMLLQLPQSTITTQTPWTEKAHVYEGVLLRDFLHYVGAQGHTLSATALNDYQTQIDLDVIQPYPVLLALKENGRLMRVRDKGPIWIIYPLSEHPELDQPQHHEDMIWQLRTLDVRP, encoded by the coding sequence ATGTGGACCCCGATAAAATTTTCCCTGATTGCCCTCAGTTTCATCACGATTACCCGCCCCGGTAGCGCGGCTCCGCTGCCTCCCCCGCAAGAGACCGTGATCCTGACCGTCAGCGGCCAAATCGAGCAGACCAACGCCCTGCACCAGGCCCAATTCGACCGCCAGATGTTACTGCAGCTCCCGCAGTCAACCATCACCACCCAAACGCCCTGGACGGAAAAAGCTCATGTCTATGAAGGGGTATTGCTGCGCGATTTCCTACACTATGTCGGCGCTCAAGGACACACGCTCTCAGCCACCGCCCTGAATGATTACCAGACCCAAATTGATCTGGACGTCATTCAGCCCTATCCGGTGCTGCTGGCTCTAAAAGAGAACGGTCGCCTGATGCGGGTCAGGGACAAAGGCCCAATCTGGATCATCTATCCGCTGTCTGAACATCCGGAGCTGGATCAACCTCAGCACCATGAAGATATGATTTGGCAGTTGCGCACCCTGGATGTTCGCCCATGA
- a CDS encoding putative bifunctional diguanylate cyclase/phosphodiesterase, with product MRKVKILLVACMVLLFAISSVVSTQRQHQVSGLISLSIKTIGWSSSELEMETLKFMQALRRIALNDLSQEEVSLRFDLLWSRIDVLAAGEESRPFRNQPGATKLLQRFKRHLMAIEPEVFALKPGDQAARRLEQALIPFQQQVRNLNVQNAAGDKSWRDLQQISSLQHEANLFLLGLLLSGSILIFLLIRESTTNLKQALHDSLTGLANRHAFHLKLEQAIAAGHKHHTGIAALMLDMDGFKHVNDQLGHAVGDQLLQAIAALLKTTASSGNTVARLGGDEFGILLDQNATPASCRKLASQLNTALKQGITIQGHRLYPQLSIGSSFFPEDAMQPDILMRHADLAMHYAKHDPKTGYRRFEQPMEDKRQRFHTLAEDLVAALANNELQQRYQPIVCLKTQRIALVESLLRWHHAQYGDISPTEIVTVAERAGLAEQLNAWVLTTACAQSVAWRKSGLPAIRMSVNISPAMYTRYDLAGMLTRVLSQTGLPADQLVLEITEDTTMQDIDSSPQILSQLHHLGVELALDDFGTGYSSLSHLKSMPFQKLKIDKSFIQACSPTAHQANSFLRTIIRLGQSLGMAVVAEGIETKAQYEHLVDEGCQFGQGFWFHRPMTGDELAAILRERQQDNVSYLSNKTATERQV from the coding sequence ATGAGAAAAGTAAAAATTCTGCTGGTCGCATGCATGGTGCTATTGTTTGCGATCAGCTCCGTGGTCAGCACCCAGCGCCAGCACCAGGTGTCCGGTTTGATCTCCCTGTCGATTAAAACTATCGGCTGGTCTTCTTCCGAGCTAGAGATGGAAACCCTGAAATTCATGCAGGCCCTGCGGCGCATTGCCCTGAACGATCTCAGCCAGGAGGAAGTCTCGCTGCGCTTTGATCTTCTCTGGAGCCGGATTGATGTGCTCGCCGCCGGCGAAGAATCCCGTCCCTTTCGCAACCAGCCCGGGGCCACCAAGTTACTGCAACGTTTCAAACGGCACCTGATGGCCATTGAACCCGAGGTGTTTGCGCTCAAGCCGGGTGATCAAGCCGCCCGACGCCTGGAGCAAGCACTCATCCCCTTTCAGCAGCAGGTCCGGAACCTGAATGTCCAAAATGCCGCCGGCGATAAGAGCTGGCGCGATCTGCAACAAATTTCAAGCCTGCAACATGAGGCTAACCTCTTTTTACTGGGTTTGCTCCTCAGTGGCAGCATCTTGATTTTCCTGTTGATCCGGGAAAGTACCACCAACCTCAAGCAAGCCCTGCATGACAGCCTGACCGGCCTGGCCAACCGCCATGCTTTTCACCTGAAACTCGAGCAGGCCATTGCCGCCGGCCACAAACATCACACCGGGATAGCCGCCTTGATGCTCGACATGGACGGCTTTAAACACGTCAATGATCAACTGGGTCACGCTGTTGGCGACCAGCTCCTGCAAGCCATCGCTGCACTGCTGAAAACAACGGCCAGCTCCGGCAACACCGTTGCCCGACTGGGCGGCGATGAGTTCGGCATTCTCCTGGATCAGAACGCCACTCCGGCATCCTGCCGCAAGCTGGCGTCGCAGCTCAATACCGCCCTCAAGCAGGGGATCACCATTCAGGGCCATCGGCTTTACCCGCAGCTCAGTATCGGCAGCAGCTTCTTTCCAGAGGATGCAATGCAACCAGACATCCTGATGCGCCATGCCGATCTGGCCATGCATTATGCTAAGCATGATCCCAAAACCGGCTATCGCCGGTTTGAGCAACCAATGGAAGACAAGCGCCAGCGCTTCCATACCCTGGCCGAGGATTTGGTCGCCGCACTGGCCAACAATGAGCTCCAGCAACGTTATCAGCCGATTGTCTGCCTCAAGACCCAGCGTATCGCACTGGTGGAATCCCTGCTGCGCTGGCACCATGCGCAGTACGGGGATATTTCGCCAACCGAGATCGTGACGGTTGCCGAGCGCGCCGGTCTGGCCGAGCAGCTCAACGCCTGGGTGTTGACCACGGCCTGTGCCCAGAGTGTGGCCTGGCGGAAATCCGGGCTACCTGCAATCCGAATGTCGGTGAATATCTCACCCGCCATGTACACCCGATATGATTTGGCCGGGATGCTCACCCGGGTTCTGTCGCAAACCGGTCTGCCAGCGGATCAGCTGGTGCTGGAGATCACCGAAGATACCACGATGCAGGATATCGACAGCTCGCCGCAGATCCTCAGTCAGTTGCACCACCTGGGCGTCGAGCTAGCCCTGGATGACTTTGGCACCGGTTACTCTTCCCTCAGCCATCTCAAATCGATGCCATTTCAGAAATTAAAAATTGATAAAAGCTTTATCCAGGCCTGCTCCCCGACAGCTCATCAAGCCAACAGTTTTCTGCGGACCATCATTCGCCTCGGCCAAAGCTTGGGAATGGCCGTAGTTGCGGAAGGAATTGAGACCAAAGCGCAGTACGAGCATTTGGTTGATGAAGGCTGCCAGTTTGGCCAGGGATTCTGGTTCCACCGCCCCATGACCGGTGACGAGCTTGCCGCCATCCTCAGAGAGCGCCAGCAGGACAACGTCAGCTACCTGAGCAACAAGACAGCGACGGAGCGGCAAGTGTGA
- a CDS encoding 3-deoxy-7-phosphoheptulonate synthase: MQMLQKVMRSTAVESLPYVEDLLSDIALDPASDQLIAQKRQAISNILRGHDDRLMLIVGPCSIHDPQAGLEYAARLAELQQDYHDQLLIVMRTYFEKPRTRVGWKGLVVDPDLDGSHNMPKGLRIARQFLHDVIQLELATATEFLDTTVYPYLCDLICWGAIGARTTESQIHRQMASGLPCPIGFKNGTDGNVEIAMDAIHAAQASHHLCVSGLRSGPQMVMTGGNPDGHVILRGGKTPNYSSEDVVAVTQQLEANQLSPRLIVDCSHGNSLKVAKNQLHVAEDLARQLIDGEQYIAGVMAESFLVGENQKLGDQPLRYGQSITDACLSWDDTRTLIDTLANAKEIALSRQFSTVA; encoded by the coding sequence ATGCAAATGCTCCAAAAAGTAATGCGCTCAACCGCTGTTGAGTCACTGCCTTATGTTGAAGACCTACTCAGCGACATCGCCCTAGATCCCGCCAGCGACCAGTTGATTGCTCAGAAAAGACAAGCCATCAGCAACATCCTGCGTGGTCACGATGATCGCCTGATGCTGATCGTCGGCCCGTGCTCGATCCATGATCCTCAGGCCGGTCTTGAGTATGCCGCCCGGCTGGCCGAGCTGCAGCAGGACTATCACGATCAATTACTGATCGTGATGCGAACCTATTTTGAAAAGCCGAGAACCCGGGTGGGCTGGAAAGGGCTGGTGGTGGATCCGGATCTCGACGGCAGCCATAACATGCCCAAAGGACTGCGGATCGCCCGCCAGTTTCTCCATGATGTGATCCAACTGGAGCTGGCCACCGCAACCGAGTTTCTTGATACCACGGTGTATCCGTATCTCTGCGATCTGATCTGCTGGGGCGCGATCGGCGCACGGACCACGGAATCTCAAATCCACCGCCAGATGGCTTCCGGCCTGCCGTGTCCGATCGGGTTCAAAAACGGAACGGACGGTAATGTTGAGATTGCTATGGATGCAATCCATGCCGCCCAGGCGTCGCATCATCTGTGTGTTTCCGGGCTGCGCAGCGGGCCGCAAATGGTGATGACCGGAGGGAATCCGGACGGCCATGTGATTTTGCGCGGCGGCAAAACCCCGAACTACAGCTCCGAAGATGTAGTTGCCGTGACCCAGCAGCTCGAAGCCAACCAGCTTTCTCCCCGTCTGATCGTCGACTGCAGTCACGGCAACAGCCTGAAAGTGGCGAAAAACCAGCTTCATGTCGCCGAAGACCTGGCCCGGCAACTGATCGACGGCGAGCAATATATCGCCGGGGTCATGGCGGAAAGCTTCCTGGTCGGCGAAAACCAGAAACTCGGTGATCAGCCGCTGCGCTACGGCCAGTCCATCACCGACGCCTGCCTCAGCTGGGACGATACCCGCACGCTGATCGACACCCTGGCCAACGCCAAGGAAATCGCGCTCAGCAGGCAGTTTTCAACCGTCGCCTGA